A genomic segment from Myxocyprinus asiaticus isolate MX2 ecotype Aquarium Trade chromosome 36, UBuf_Myxa_2, whole genome shotgun sequence encodes:
- the LOC127427406 gene encoding cyclin N-terminal domain-containing protein 1-like isoform X2: protein MAKRPMFSPPTSEKRKFGEVSLDILTDALNDLNKRNKFNIENVSDICGSFKDRRIVESVFLLCDELGLDPVVGYNAIELLERCMAKHLEELMLCQKSQATQDPSCGDKGNCEDLIFQTLKEKFFLFILSSVQIASKLDLHSNLVNNNTAMRWLQAVSYPCSKEKLLDTEIFILKTLNFDLNVPNPLMYVDTLLEVLGHNDPTAPVAHLHHLCIYVLQFIYLQREPIYHSLLISATGCPSPTHEQRAKFVSVTEDFMLLGVGVIAVAAFIHHISTWEKSF, encoded by the exons ATGGCGAAAAGGCCAATGTTTTCTCCTCCTACCAGTGAAAAGAGAAAGTTTGGAGAGGTGTCTTTAGACATTTTAACGGATGCTCTGAACGACCTCaacaaaagaaacaaattcaACATAGAGAATGTATCAGATATCTGTGGAAGTTTCAAAGATCGGAGAATAGTGG AGAGTGTATTTCTTCTGTGTGATGAGCTTGGACTTGACCCAGTGGTTGGATACAATGCCATTGAGTTACTGGAGAG GTGTATGGCAAAACATCTTGAAGAACTAATGCTCTGCCAGAAGAGTCAGGCTACACAAGACCCATCATGTGGAGACAAAGGAAACTGTGAGGATCTCATCTTTCAAACACTGAAGGAGAAGTTCTTTCTCTTCATCCTCTCAAGTGTTCAGATAGCCAGCAAACTGGACCTGCATTCTAAT CTTGTTAACAACAACACTGCAATGAGATGGCTGCAGGCGGTCAGCTACCCTTGTTCCAAAGAGAAACTTCTGGACACTGAGATTTTCATTTTGAAAACTCTCAACTTCGATTTGAATGTTCCAAATCCTTTAATGTATGTGGATACCCTTTTGGAAGTGCTGG GCCATAATGATCCAACAGCCCCTGTGGCACATCTGCACCACCTCTGCATCTATGTACTGCAGTTCATTTACCTGCAGAGGGAGCCAATCTACCACTCATTGCTCATATCTGCCACTGGATGCCCCAGCCCAACCCATGAGCAAAG agccaagtttGTGTCAGTGACAGAAGACTTCATGCTTTTGGGAGTTGGAGTCATTGCCGTGGCTGCCTTCATTCATCATATTTCCACATGGGAAAAG tcgttttag
- the LOC127427406 gene encoding cyclin N-terminal domain-containing protein 1-like isoform X1, producing the protein MAKRPMFSPPTSEKRKFGEVSLDILTDALNDLNKRNKFNIENVSDICGSFKDRRIVESVFLLCDELGLDPVVGYNAIELLERCMAKHLEELMLCQKSQATQDPSCGDKGNCEDLIFQTLKEKFFLFILSSVQIASKLDLHSNLVNNNTAMRWLQAVSYPCSKEKLLDTEIFILKTLNFDLNVPNPLMYVDTLLEVLGHNDPTAPVAHLHHLCIYVLQFIYLQREPIYHSLLISATGCPSPTHEQRAKFVSVTEDFMLLGVGVIAVAAFIHHISTWEKVVQELTGITGISGQSIMEFAYVTLMHITLIKPI; encoded by the exons ATGGCGAAAAGGCCAATGTTTTCTCCTCCTACCAGTGAAAAGAGAAAGTTTGGAGAGGTGTCTTTAGACATTTTAACGGATGCTCTGAACGACCTCaacaaaagaaacaaattcaACATAGAGAATGTATCAGATATCTGTGGAAGTTTCAAAGATCGGAGAATAGTGG AGAGTGTATTTCTTCTGTGTGATGAGCTTGGACTTGACCCAGTGGTTGGATACAATGCCATTGAGTTACTGGAGAG GTGTATGGCAAAACATCTTGAAGAACTAATGCTCTGCCAGAAGAGTCAGGCTACACAAGACCCATCATGTGGAGACAAAGGAAACTGTGAGGATCTCATCTTTCAAACACTGAAGGAGAAGTTCTTTCTCTTCATCCTCTCAAGTGTTCAGATAGCCAGCAAACTGGACCTGCATTCTAAT CTTGTTAACAACAACACTGCAATGAGATGGCTGCAGGCGGTCAGCTACCCTTGTTCCAAAGAGAAACTTCTGGACACTGAGATTTTCATTTTGAAAACTCTCAACTTCGATTTGAATGTTCCAAATCCTTTAATGTATGTGGATACCCTTTTGGAAGTGCTGG GCCATAATGATCCAACAGCCCCTGTGGCACATCTGCACCACCTCTGCATCTATGTACTGCAGTTCATTTACCTGCAGAGGGAGCCAATCTACCACTCATTGCTCATATCTGCCACTGGATGCCCCAGCCCAACCCATGAGCAAAG agccaagtttGTGTCAGTGACAGAAGACTTCATGCTTTTGGGAGTTGGAGTCATTGCCGTGGCTGCCTTCATTCATCATATTTCCACATGGGAAAAG GTAGTGCAGGAGCTGACAGGAATCACAGGGATATCAGGACAGAGTATCATGGAGTTTGCATATGTCACCCTGATGCACATCACTCTgatcaaacccatatga
- the LOC127427424 gene encoding cytochrome c oxidase assembly factor 3 homolog, mitochondrial yields the protein MADKTSQGDPKPEAQFAKRIDPTKEALSKEQLQFIRQVELAQWKKKTEKLRGRNVATGLAIGAVVLGIYGYTFYSVSQEKVMDEIDEEARAAKIRAPKTGAN from the exons ATGGCAGACAAGACTAGTCAAGGGGACCCGAAGCCTGAAGCCCAATTTGCCAAGAGAATAGACCCTACAAAGGAAGCTTTGAGCAAGGAACAGTTGCAGTTCATCCGACAAGTGGAGCTGGCGCAATGGAAGAAGAAAACCGAGAAGCTCCGGGGTCGAAACGTTGCGACAGGGCTCGCCATCGGAGCTGTAGTACTCGGCATTT ATGGCTACACTTTCTACTCTGTATCCCAAGAAAAAGTCATGGATGAAATAGATGAAGAAGCCAGAGCTGCAAAAATACGTGCACCGAAGACCGGAGCGAATTAA